A genomic stretch from Pieris napi chromosome 18, ilPieNapi1.2, whole genome shotgun sequence includes:
- the LOC125058745 gene encoding myoneurin-like isoform X10, which translates to MEGKVWRPGPTVCRCCLSEGCYKDISTEYFWMGKKEVYADMLSDTFDLSIQYAPTGGPNSQSRLICEPCISRLRDATDFKRQIKECEQTFMEYLNPRTTVDIEIPVELPEKEVKTVTVKVEKPLSDDDDFGDTELLDDDDDDLDDEPLMNLASKVPKKESVDVTDLIDNAKAEKRKSTTKPKATPKKAKVKEAKPSVSKAKPEKKKKAETEDPVRKNAEIIMRHTTANPFRVNDRCVLCVYCQDLFEDPDEFRSHMSVEHHTFSSKVAFYNLPKSEFIKADITDLQCRVCSEKFTDIETVARHLNESHSERIEFNAKLGVMPYKLLKGALACTICFKPLPSVFHLNRHTITHFQTYVCHVCGKSYVATTGLLRHVRLKHQQYEITCRNCGKVFPNMEAKDKHHRTEKSCMLYTCTKCKERFQDHNARVKHMEAKHGLNKRTYRCDDCNMTFNSVSAYYAHFKVHHSNDYVVCKHCGQKFTSRWRLQRHLSKHNF; encoded by the exons ATTCAATATGCACCGACTGGTGGGCCGAACAGTCAGAGTCGTTTGATCTGTGAACCATGCATCTCCAGGCTACGGGATGCCACCGACTTTAAGCGACAGATTAAGGAATGTGAACAGACTTTTATGGAATACCTGAACCCTCGTACAACTGTTGATATTGAAA TTCCAGTGGAGCTGCCTGAGAAGGAAGTCAAAACTGTAACCGTCAAAGTTGAGAAACCGTTGAGCGATGATGATGACTTTGGTGATACGGAATTACTTGATGATGACGATGATGATC TTGACGATGAGCCCCTAATGAATTTAGCATCTAAAGTTCCGAAAAAGGAGAGTGTAGATGTGACGGATTTAATAGACAATGCGAAAGCGGAAAAGCGAAAATCAACGACTAAACCAAAAGCAACACCTAAAAAGGCGAAAGTTAAAGAGGCAAAGCCGTCCGTGAGCAAAGCTAAACCagagaagaagaaaaaag CTGAAACAGAGGACCCTGTACGGAAAAACGCGGAAATAATTATGCGACACACAACGGCTAACCCATTTCGCGTTAACGATAGGTGCGTACTATGCGTTTATTGCCAGGATTTGTTCGAGGATCCTGACGAATTCCGCTCACACATGAGCGTAGAACACCATACGTTCAGCTCGAAAGTAGCTTTCTACAACCTACCCAAGTCCGAGTTCATCAAAGCCGATATCACAGACCTGCAATGCCGTGTTTGCTCAGAGAAGTTTACTGATATTGAGACCGTAGCAAGGCATTTGAATGAGTCGCACAGCGAGCGAATAGAATTCAACGCAAAACTCGGCGTGATGCCATACAAGTTGCTTAAAGGTGCACTAGCGTGTACAATATGTTTCAAACCGCTACCGTCTGTATTCCACTTAAACCGCCACACGATAACCCACTTCCAAACCTATGTTTGTCACGTCTGCGGCAAAAGCTACGTAGCTACCACAGGTCTCCTACGACACGTGCGTCTAAAGCATCAGCAGTACGAAATTACATGCAGAAATTGTGGGAAGGTCTTTCCCAATATGGAAGCGAAAGATAAGCATCATAGAACGGAGAAATCGTGTATGCTATACACGTGTACTAAATGTAAGGAGAGGTTTCAGGATCACAACGCTAGAGTTAAGCACATGGAGGCAAAGCACGGTCTCAATAAACGCACGTATAGATGTGACGATTGCAATATGACTTTCAATAGTGTGTCGGCGTATTATGCACATTTTAAAGTACACCATTCGAATGATTATGTAGTGTGTAAACATTGCGGACAGAAGTTTACGTCTAGATGGCGATTGCAGCGGCATTTGAGTAAACATAACTTTTGA